A region from the Pseudomonas sp. P8_229 genome encodes:
- a CDS encoding DUF4399 domain-containing protein, producing the protein MKSFMSRAALAGLLMGVSVLASAATPAPKGAEVFIVSPEDGATVSQEFKVKFGVKDVALAPAGDVTKNTGHHHLLIDVDKLPAAGAPIPNDANHMHFGKAQTEATIKLAPGKHTLQLELGDSGHMPFDPAIVSKKITVNVE; encoded by the coding sequence ATGAAAAGCTTTATGTCACGTGCAGCGTTGGCGGGTTTGCTGATGGGCGTTTCGGTGTTGGCCAGTGCCGCCACTCCGGCCCCGAAAGGCGCCGAAGTGTTCATCGTTTCTCCCGAGGATGGGGCCACGGTTTCTCAAGAGTTCAAGGTCAAGTTCGGCGTCAAGGACGTCGCGCTGGCGCCAGCCGGTGATGTCACCAAAAACACCGGTCACCACCACCTGCTGATCGACGTCGACAAGCTGCCGGCGGCGGGCGCACCGATTCCGAATGACGCCAACCACATGCACTTCGGCAAGGCGCAGACCGAGGCCACGATCAAACTGGCACCGGGCAAGCACACCCTGCAACTGGAGCTGGGTGACAGCGGTCACATGCCGTTCGATCCAGCAATCGTCTCGAAGAAAATCACCGTCAACGTCGAATAA
- a CDS encoding transporter substrate-binding domain-containing protein: MRFLPGLICLLPLLSPLAHAELIDDVNDRGELRIALEANTPPFNFKDGDTLTGFEVELGQQLANELDVRADFIVTDEADLLQGVESGKYDVALNHIALTPELKDRFDFSESYSKVDSQMLAKKDEQPRPMVLVQALTEEKPRAATPVELAIPFQKGNPAFQASLAGALQRIKDDGRLAALSKKWLTEPK, encoded by the coding sequence ATGCGTTTTCTGCCTGGCCTGATCTGCCTGCTACCCCTTTTGAGCCCTCTGGCTCACGCCGAACTGATTGATGACGTCAACGATCGAGGCGAGTTGCGCATCGCCCTTGAGGCTAATACACCACCCTTCAATTTCAAGGACGGCGACACACTCACGGGGTTTGAGGTCGAGCTGGGGCAACAGCTGGCCAACGAGCTGGATGTACGCGCCGACTTCATCGTCACTGACGAAGCAGACTTGCTCCAGGGCGTTGAAAGCGGCAAGTACGACGTTGCGCTCAATCACATAGCACTGACACCTGAACTCAAGGATCGTTTCGATTTCAGCGAGTCTTACAGCAAGGTCGATTCACAGATGCTGGCGAAGAAGGACGAGCAGCCGCGACCGATGGTGCTGGTGCAGGCGTTGACTGAAGAGAAACCGAGAGCGGCGACGCCGGTGGAGTTGGCGATTCCGTTTCAGAAGGGTAATCCGGCGTTTCAGGCAAGCCTTGCAGGTGCCTTGCAGCGGATCAAGGATGACGGGCGGCTGGCGGCGCTGTCGAAAAAGTGGCTCACCGAACCCAAGTGA
- a CDS encoding 2OG-Fe(II) oxygenase, whose amino-acid sequence MRAMQISSEHPLLLRIVDDLAEHGWSQQNIFLPAGLTRELAAECRKREAEGELAPAAVGRGPFSEIREGIRGDHIQWIDPGQAEASDRYLNLMDSLREALNRGLFLGLEDFECHFALYPPGAFYRKHVDRFRDDDRRMVSAVVYLNDAWLPEDGGQLRMYLGEDRVHDVQPTGGCLVVFLSGEVPHEVLPANRERLSLTGWFRRRGNEPF is encoded by the coding sequence ATGCGCGCCATGCAAATATCCTCCGAACACCCGCTGCTGTTACGCATCGTCGACGACCTGGCCGAACACGGCTGGTCGCAGCAGAACATTTTCCTGCCCGCGGGTTTGACCCGTGAGCTGGCGGCCGAGTGCCGCAAACGTGAGGCCGAGGGCGAACTGGCGCCGGCAGCGGTAGGCCGTGGGCCGTTTTCGGAGATTCGCGAGGGGATTCGCGGTGACCACATCCAGTGGATCGACCCGGGGCAGGCCGAGGCCAGCGACCGTTATCTGAACCTCATGGACAGCCTGCGCGAGGCACTCAATCGCGGGTTGTTCCTGGGGCTCGAGGATTTCGAGTGCCACTTCGCCCTTTATCCGCCGGGCGCGTTTTACCGCAAGCACGTCGATCGCTTTCGCGACGATGACCGGCGCATGGTCTCGGCGGTGGTCTACCTCAATGACGCGTGGCTGCCGGAAGACGGCGGTCAGTTGCGCATGTATCTGGGCGAAGACCGGGTTCATGACGTGCAACCCACCGGCGGCTGTCTGGTGGTGTTTCTCTCCGGCGAAGTGCCGCATGAAGTGCTGCCGGCGAACCGCGAGCGCTTGTCGCTGACCGGCTGGTTCCGCCGCCGTGGCAACGAGCCGTTCTGA
- a CDS encoding DUF2059 domain-containing protein, protein MRRLLFSLLMFCVLPAWADGHDQLYKIAGWPDQRAHFNDALSAAQQRYQNNLPPAVFQALVNNSNQRFAPQAMDQRAEAQLRQHLADPQPALTFFQSPLGKKIVAAELLATRRDQLAKNAKGLPKMQASDSRLLIIGHLAQALPAREAGAEVSLAIAGVAADSLSSMIPGLLGGGQAQGMLNGQRQRLMDQIGADMNNTLLYVYRDLSDDELEQFATFAESSEGKAYYQAALAAIRAGLAVGQSSSNLSQ, encoded by the coding sequence ATGCGCCGTTTGCTTTTTTCACTGTTGATGTTCTGCGTTTTGCCCGCCTGGGCGGACGGCCACGATCAGCTGTACAAGATTGCCGGCTGGCCAGATCAACGTGCGCATTTCAATGATGCCCTGAGTGCCGCGCAGCAGCGCTACCAGAACAACCTGCCGCCTGCGGTGTTTCAAGCCCTGGTCAACAACAGCAACCAGCGCTTCGCCCCCCAGGCGATGGATCAGCGTGCCGAAGCGCAACTGCGCCAGCACCTCGCCGATCCACAACCGGCGCTGACTTTTTTTCAATCGCCGCTGGGCAAGAAAATCGTCGCCGCTGAATTGCTCGCCACCCGTCGCGATCAACTGGCGAAGAACGCCAAGGGCCTGCCGAAGATGCAGGCCAGCGACAGCCGCCTGCTGATCATCGGCCATCTGGCGCAAGCGCTGCCGGCACGCGAGGCCGGCGCCGAAGTCAGCCTGGCGATTGCCGGCGTGGCGGCGGACAGTTTGAGTTCGATGATTCCCGGCCTGCTCGGCGGCGGTCAGGCGCAAGGCATGTTGAACGGTCAGCGCCAGCGCCTGATGGATCAGATCGGCGCCGATATGAACAACACACTGCTCTACGTTTATCGTGATCTGTCAGATGACGAACTGGAACAGTTCGCGACCTTTGCCGAGTCGAGCGAGGGCAAGGCGTACTACCAGGCGGCGCTGGCGGCGATTCGCGCGGGGTTGGCGGTGGGGCAAAGCTCTTCGAACCTCAGCCAGTAA
- a CDS encoding alpha/beta hydrolase has protein sequence MPDTFDADHLRASLKPLAQWQPLSDEAKAYQRFYQTDFPERDVWRGMGRFEVDGYELVSHCWWPEKVKGTLFLLHGFYDHTGLYRHVIEWALDQDFAVIACDLPGHGLSSGPRASIRDFSEYQDALQALFAEANSIALPQPWHLCGQSTGGAIVVDHVLNHGEHSPAQGQLILLAPLVRPRAWGWSQLSYYLLRPFVRGVTRRFSENSNDPAFLPFLQADPLQPKRLPTAWVGALSRWIIRVEHAKKSPRRPLIIQGQADMTVDWQHNLQVMKWKFDRPQILLLPEARHHLANETLEMREEYFEFLNKRIRGRNL, from the coding sequence ATGCCTGACACTTTCGATGCCGATCATTTACGCGCCAGCCTCAAGCCTTTGGCCCAGTGGCAGCCGTTGTCGGACGAGGCCAAGGCGTATCAGCGGTTCTATCAGACCGACTTCCCCGAGCGCGATGTCTGGCGCGGCATGGGGCGGTTCGAAGTCGATGGCTATGAACTGGTCAGCCACTGCTGGTGGCCGGAGAAGGTCAAGGGCACGCTGTTTCTGCTGCACGGTTTTTACGACCACACGGGACTGTATCGGCATGTGATCGAGTGGGCCCTGGATCAGGATTTTGCGGTGATCGCCTGCGATTTGCCGGGGCACGGTCTGTCGAGCGGGCCGCGGGCGAGCATCCGCGATTTCTCTGAATATCAGGACGCTCTGCAGGCGTTGTTCGCCGAAGCCAATTCGATCGCCTTGCCGCAGCCCTGGCACCTGTGCGGGCAAAGTACTGGCGGCGCGATCGTCGTCGACCATGTGCTCAACCATGGCGAGCACAGTCCGGCGCAAGGCCAGTTGATTCTGTTGGCGCCTCTGGTGCGTCCGCGCGCATGGGGCTGGTCGCAACTGAGTTATTACTTGCTCAGGCCTTTCGTGCGGGGCGTCACCCGGCGCTTCAGCGAGAACTCCAATGACCCGGCATTCCTGCCGTTCCTGCAAGCCGACCCGTTACAGCCCAAGCGCTTGCCGACGGCGTGGGTCGGTGCTCTGTCGCGCTGGATCATCCGCGTGGAACACGCGAAAAAAAGTCCGCGACGGCCACTGATCATTCAGGGCCAGGCGGACATGACCGTGGACTGGCAACACAACTTGCAGGTGATGAAATGGAAGTTCGACCGGCCACAGATTCTGCTGTTGCCGGAGGCCCGGCATCATCTGGCGAATGAGACGCTGGAGATGCGAGAGGAGTATTTCGAGTTTCTGAACAAGCGGATCAGGGGGCGCAATCTCTAG
- a CDS encoding DUF6436 domain-containing protein, with the protein MRSPYRTALFASLLALVCAGVLWAAYDWFQGRYLRAFSQHTAVFSGDPLRLPDELAGPGKIRLVHFWDPACPCNVGNQQHLTEMVEQFGPRGVEFFAVQRAGSHGQLPATLSNLKTIAVLPGSEQIPASPAVAIWDRSGKLAYFGPYSEGLTCNSSNSFIEPILNALMDDRPVNATHTLAVGCYCPWPVVVQ; encoded by the coding sequence ATGCGTTCGCCCTACCGCACCGCACTGTTTGCCAGCCTGCTCGCGCTTGTGTGTGCCGGGGTGCTGTGGGCGGCGTACGACTGGTTTCAGGGGCGCTATCTGCGTGCCTTCAGCCAGCATACGGCGGTGTTTTCCGGTGATCCGCTGCGCCTGCCCGATGAGTTGGCCGGCCCCGGCAAAATCCGCCTCGTGCACTTCTGGGACCCGGCCTGCCCGTGCAACGTCGGCAACCAACAGCACCTGACGGAAATGGTCGAGCAGTTCGGCCCGCGCGGTGTGGAGTTCTTCGCGGTGCAACGCGCCGGTAGCCACGGCCAGTTACCCGCGACCCTGAGCAACCTGAAAACCATCGCCGTGCTGCCAGGCTCCGAGCAGATTCCCGCCAGCCCCGCCGTGGCGATCTGGGATCGCAGCGGCAAACTGGCATACTTCGGGCCGTACAGTGAAGGCTTGACCTGCAACTCCAGCAACAGCTTCATCGAACCGATCCTCAACGCGCTGATGGATGATCGCCCGGTCAACGCCACGCACACCCTGGCGGTCGGTTGTTATTGCCCGTGGCCGGTGGTGGTGCAGTAA
- the serA gene encoding phosphoglycerate dehydrogenase — protein MSKTSLDKSKIKFLLLEGVHQSAVDVLKAAGYTSIEYLTGSLPEAELKEKIADAHFIGIRSRTQLTEEIFDHAKKLVAVGCFCIGTNQVDLSAARERGIAVFNAPYSNTRSVAELVLAEAILLLRGIPEKNASCHRGGWIKSAANSFEIRGKKLGIVGYGSIGTQLSVLAEGLGMQVFFYDTVTKLPLGNATQVGNLHELLGMSDIVTLHVPETAATQWMIGEKEIRAIKKGGILINAARGTVVELDALADAIKDKHLIGAAIDVFPVEPRSNDEEFESPLRGLDNVILTPHIGGSTAEAQANIGLEVAEKLVKYSDNGTSVSSVNFPEVALPAHPGKHRLLHIHENIPGVMSEINKVFAENGINISGQFLQTNEKVGYVVIDVDAEYSDLAQEKLQHINGTIRSRVLF, from the coding sequence ATGAGCAAGACTTCTCTCGATAAGAGCAAGATCAAGTTCCTTCTTCTCGAAGGCGTCCACCAATCGGCTGTCGACGTCCTCAAGGCGGCGGGCTACACCAGCATCGAATACCTGACAGGCTCCTTGCCGGAAGCCGAGCTCAAGGAAAAGATCGCTGACGCTCACTTCATCGGCATTCGTTCGCGCACACAACTGACCGAAGAGATCTTCGATCACGCGAAGAAGCTGGTGGCAGTCGGCTGTTTCTGCATCGGCACCAACCAGGTTGACCTGAGTGCTGCCCGCGAGCGCGGTATTGCCGTGTTCAACGCGCCGTACTCCAACACCCGTTCCGTAGCGGAGCTGGTACTGGCCGAAGCGATTCTGCTGCTGCGCGGCATCCCTGAGAAAAACGCTTCCTGCCACCGTGGCGGCTGGATCAAGTCCGCAGCCAACTCCTTCGAGATCCGTGGCAAGAAACTCGGCATCGTCGGCTACGGCTCGATCGGTACTCAGCTGTCGGTACTGGCTGAAGGTCTGGGCATGCAAGTGTTCTTCTACGACACCGTGACCAAGCTGCCGCTGGGCAACGCCACTCAGGTCGGCAACCTGCACGAGTTGCTGGGCATGTCCGACATCGTCACCCTGCACGTTCCGGAAACCGCTGCGACCCAGTGGATGATCGGCGAGAAGGAAATCCGCGCCATCAAGAAGGGCGGCATCCTGATCAACGCCGCGCGCGGCACCGTGGTCGAGCTCGACGCCCTGGCGGACGCGATCAAGGACAAGCACCTGATCGGCGCGGCCATCGACGTATTCCCGGTGGAGCCACGCTCCAACGACGAAGAGTTCGAAAGCCCGCTGCGTGGCCTGGACAACGTGATCCTGACCCCGCACATCGGTGGTTCGACCGCTGAAGCGCAAGCGAACATCGGTCTGGAAGTGGCGGAAAAACTGGTCAAGTACAGCGACAACGGTACATCCGTTTCGTCGGTGAACTTCCCGGAAGTGGCCCTGCCGGCTCACCCTGGCAAGCACCGCCTGCTGCACATCCACGAGAACATTCCGGGTGTGATGAGCGAGATCAACAAGGTCTTCGCCGAAAACGGTATCAACATCTCCGGTCAGTTCCTGCAGACCAACGAGAAAGTCGGCTACGTAGTGATCGACGTCGACGCCGAGTACTCGGATCTGGCGCAAGAGAAATTGCAGCACATCAACGGCACCATCCGTAGCCGTGTGCTCTTCTAA
- a CDS encoding FAD-binding oxidoreductase codes for MTNPALIDELKTLVEPGKVLTDADSLNAYGKDWTKHFAPAPSAIVFPKTIEQVQAIVRWANTHKVALVPSGGRTGLSAAAVAANGEVVVSFDYMNQILDVNLTDRTAVCQPGVVTEHLQTVAEEKGLYYPVDFASAGSSQIGGNIGTNAGGIKVIRYGMTRNWVAGMKVVTGKGDVLELNKDLIKNATGYDLRQLFIGAEGTLGFVVEATMRLDRAPKNLTAMVLGTADFDSIMPVLHAFQGKLDLTAFEFFSDKALAKVLGRGDVPAPFETDCPFYALLEFEASTEEVANSALETFEHCVEQGWVLDGVMSQSETQLQNLWKLREYISETISHWTPYKNDISVTVSKVPAFLREIDAIVGEYYPDFEIVWFGHIGDGNLHLNILKPDNLSKDEFFAKCATVNKWVFETVEKYNGSISAEHGVGMTKRDYLTYSRSPVEIEYMKAVKAVFDPNGIMNPGKIFAV; via the coding sequence ATGACCAATCCTGCCCTGATTGATGAACTGAAGACCCTGGTCGAGCCTGGCAAGGTCCTGACCGACGCCGACTCCCTGAATGCGTACGGCAAGGATTGGACCAAGCACTTCGCGCCCGCGCCGAGCGCCATTGTGTTTCCCAAGACCATCGAGCAGGTGCAGGCGATTGTCCGTTGGGCCAACACCCACAAAGTGGCGCTGGTGCCATCTGGCGGGCGAACCGGACTTTCTGCCGCCGCCGTGGCCGCCAACGGCGAAGTGGTGGTGTCGTTCGACTACATGAATCAGATTCTCGACGTGAACCTCACCGATCGCACGGCTGTTTGTCAGCCGGGCGTGGTCACCGAACATTTGCAGACCGTCGCTGAAGAGAAGGGCCTGTACTACCCGGTGGACTTCGCTTCTGCCGGTTCCAGCCAGATTGGCGGCAATATCGGCACCAATGCCGGCGGAATCAAGGTGATTCGCTACGGCATGACCCGCAACTGGGTCGCTGGCATGAAAGTGGTCACCGGCAAGGGTGATGTGCTGGAACTGAACAAAGATCTGATCAAGAACGCCACCGGTTACGACTTGCGCCAGTTGTTCATCGGCGCCGAAGGCACTCTCGGCTTTGTGGTTGAAGCGACCATGCGTCTGGATCGCGCGCCGAAAAATCTCACCGCGATGGTCCTCGGCACCGCTGACTTCGACTCGATCATGCCGGTGCTGCATGCCTTCCAGGGCAAGCTCGACCTGACCGCCTTCGAGTTCTTCTCCGACAAGGCTCTGGCCAAAGTGCTGGGTCGTGGTGATGTGCCGGCCCCTTTCGAAACCGACTGCCCGTTCTACGCACTGCTGGAATTTGAAGCGAGCACTGAAGAGGTGGCCAACAGCGCTCTGGAAACCTTCGAGCACTGCGTCGAGCAGGGCTGGGTGCTGGACGGCGTGATGAGCCAGAGCGAAACCCAGCTGCAGAACCTGTGGAAGCTGCGCGAGTACATCTCCGAGACCATTTCGCACTGGACGCCGTACAAGAACGACATCTCGGTCACTGTCTCGAAAGTGCCGGCATTCCTGCGGGAAATCGACGCGATCGTCGGCGAATATTATCCGGACTTCGAAATTGTCTGGTTCGGCCACATCGGCGACGGCAACCTGCACCTGAACATTCTCAAGCCGGATAACCTGAGCAAGGACGAGTTCTTCGCCAAGTGCGCGACCGTCAATAAATGGGTGTTCGAGACCGTCGAGAAATACAACGGCTCGATTTCCGCCGAGCATGGCGTGGGCATGACCAAGCGCGACTACTTGACGTACAGCCGCTCCCCGGTCGAAATCGAGTACATGAAAGCGGTCAAAGCGGTGTTCGACCCGAACGGCATCATGAATCCGGGCAAGAT
- a CDS encoding DUF523 domain-containing protein yields the protein MQRILVSRCLLGHRVRYDGGASGPFDLLEKWIADGRVVPLCPEVAGGLPTPRAAAEIPGGQGAEVLDGTAAVITTEGEDVSAQFLDGARQALALVQKHGIRVAVLKANSPSCGNLLTYDGSFSGVKVSGEGVTAALLKRHGVQVFSELELPQAAAALAHLD from the coding sequence ATGCAGAGGATTCTGGTCAGCCGCTGCCTGTTGGGCCACCGCGTGCGTTACGACGGCGGGGCCAGCGGGCCGTTCGATCTGCTAGAGAAGTGGATCGCCGATGGGCGCGTGGTGCCGCTGTGTCCGGAAGTCGCCGGTGGCTTGCCGACGCCGCGTGCGGCGGCGGAAATCCCGGGCGGGCAGGGCGCTGAAGTGCTCGATGGCACGGCGGCGGTGATCACCACCGAAGGCGAGGACGTCAGTGCGCAGTTTCTCGATGGCGCGCGGCAGGCGCTGGCACTGGTGCAGAAACATGGCATCCGCGTGGCGGTGCTCAAGGCCAACAGTCCTTCATGTGGCAACCTGCTGACCTATGACGGGTCGTTCAGTGGGGTGAAGGTCAGTGGCGAAGGCGTGACGGCTGCACTGCTCAAACGCCATGGGGTGCAGGTGTTCAGTGAGCTGGAGTTGCCGCAAGCCGCGGCAGCCCTGGCACACCTCGACTAA